The Daucus carota subsp. sativus chromosome 7, DH1 v3.0, whole genome shotgun sequence genome window below encodes:
- the LOC108195156 gene encoding membrane-anchored ubiquitin-fold protein 2-like, giving the protein MSGVQDQLEIKFRLADGLDIGPKSFPAATSVSNLKESILAQWPKERGIAPRTVKDLKVISAGRILENSTTVGECRSPLFDIPGGITTMHVLVQPAPPEKEKKAQADSKQNKCVCVIL; this is encoded by the exons ATGTCTGGTGTTCAAGACCAGCTAGAGATCAAGTTCAGGTTAGCGGATGGGTTGGACATTGGTCCCAAGAGCTTTCCGGCTGCTACAAGTGTTTCTAATTTAAAGGAAAGCATCCTCGCTCAGTGGCCGAAAG AGAGGGGGATTGCTCCAAGGACAGTAAAAGATTTGAAGGTAATTAGTGCTGGGAGAATTTTAGAGAACAGCACAACAGTAGGAGAATGCAGAAGCCCATTGTTTGATATCCCTGGGGGAATTACAACTATGCATGTGCTTGTTCAACCAGCTCCTCCTGAAAAAG AAAAGAAAGCACAAGCTGATTCAAAACAAAACAAGTGTGTCTGTGTTATATTATGA
- the LOC108195154 gene encoding probable galacturonosyltransferase 14, producing the protein MQLHFSPSMRSVTISSSNGFSDLMKIKVAARHISYRTLFHTILILACLLPFLFILTALVTLEGANKCSSFDCLGRRLGPRFLGRADSSGRLVKDLYKILNQVNSEDIPDGIKLPKSYSQLVSEMKTKKYKAKEFALILKGMMEESDKELKESKFAELLNRHYAASSVPKGIHCLALRLTDEYSSNARARRQLPSPEFLHVLSDNSYYHFVFSSDNILAASVVVNSAVQSSTKPDRIVFHIITDKKTYAGMHSWFALNPVAPAIVEVKGVHQFEWLTRENVPVLEAVENHSGIWNYYHGNHVSGATLKNTTPRKFASKLQARSPKYISLLNHLRIYLPELFPNLDKVVFLDDDVVIQRDLTPLWKIDLGGKVNGAVETCKGEDDWVMSKRLKTYFNFSHPLISKNLDPDECAWAYGMNIFDLRAWRKTDIKDRYHTWLKENLNSNLTMWKLGTLPPALIAFKGHVRPIDSSWHMLGLGYQNKTNIESIKKAAVIHYNGQAKPWLEIGFEHLRPFWTKYVNYSNDFIKSCHILE; encoded by the exons ATGCAGCTTCACTTCTCACCTAGCATGAGAAGTGTAACAATCTCGAGCAGCAATGGATTTTCTGACTTGATGAAGATCAAAGTCGCAGCTCGTCATATTTCTTACCGTACACTTTTTCACACCATTCTTATTCTCGCTTGTTTGTTGCCGTTCCTCTTCATTCTTACTGCTCTCGTTACTCTCGAAGGCGCTAACAAGTGTTCTTCTTTCG ATTGTTTAGGCAGGCGGTTGGGACCAAGGTTTCTTGGCAGGGCTGACAGTTCAGGG AGGTTGGTTAAGGATTTGTACAAGATATTAAATCAAGTGAATTCTGAGGATATCCCAGATGGCATAAAGCTCCCCAAGTCATATAGTCAACTTGTTTCTGAAATGAAAACCAAAAAATACAAAGCAAAGGAGTTTGCTCTTATTTTGAAGGGAATG ATGGAGGAATCTGATAAGGAATTAAAGGAATCAAAGTTTGCAGAACTACTGAACAGACACTATGCAGCTAGTTCTGTTCCAAAAGGCATTCACTGTCTTGCTCTGCGTCTTACTGATGAGTACTCTTCCAATGCACGTGCAAGGAGACAGTTGCCTTCCCCTGAGTTTCTCCATGTGCTTTCTGACAACTCATATTACCACTTTGTTTTCTCATCTGATAACATTCTGGCTGCTTCAGTTGTGGTCAATTCTGCTGTCCAGTCTTCTACAAAACCTGATAGAATTGTATTCCACATCATTACCGACAAGAAAACTTATGCAGGGATGCACTCATGGTTTGCTTTGAATCCTGTAGCCCCTGCTATAGTTGAAGTAAAAGGTGTTCATCAGTTTGAGTGGTTAACTCGAGAAAATGTTCCTGTGCTCGAAGCCGTGGAAAACCATTCTGGAATTTGGAACTACTACCACGGTAACCATGTTTCAGGGGCCACTCTTAAAAATACCACTCCACGGAAATTTGCATCCAAATTACAGGCTAGAAGCCCAAAGTACATTTCGCTGCTCAACCATCTTCGCATATATTTACCAGAG CTCTTCCCAAACCTTGACAAAGTGGTTTTCCTAGATGATGATGTTGTAATTCAGCGTGATCTGACTCCACTTTGGAAAATTGACCTTGGTGGAAAGGTCAATGGAGCTGTTGAAACCTGTAAAGGTGAAGATGACTGGGTAATGTCTAAGCGATTGAAAACTTACTTTAATTTCTCACATCCCCTCATTTCGAAGAACTTAGATCCAGATGAATGTGCTTGGGCTTATGGTATGAATATCTTTGACTTGCGTGCATGGAGGAAGACTGATATCAAAGACAGATACCACACCTGGCTAAAGGAG AATCTGAATTCGAATCTCACAATGTGGAAGCTTGGTACTCTGCCACCAGCTTTAATTGCTTTCAAAGGTCACGTCCGCCCAATTGACTCATCATGGCACATGCTGGGTCTTGGATACCAAAATAAGACCAATATCGAGAGTATAAAAAAGGCTGCCGTAATTCACTACAATGGCCAAGCAAAGCCATGGCTCGAAATAGGTTTTGAACATCTCCGACCATTTTGGACAAAATATGTCAACTATTCCAACGATTTCATCAAAAGTTGCCACATATTGGAGTAG
- the LOC108195150 gene encoding alpha-1,4 glucan phosphorylase L isozyme, chloroplastic/amyloplastic, whose amino-acid sequence MASSMYSVTSIQPEKKLLHCDSASRFIDFRNRNSKSNLFLFTRASGFRRFGKRSFVVRNVSGESSAPILKDLVVEDEGATGDLSTFTPDAASIASNIKHHAKFTPLFSPEGFEPPKAYFATAQSVRDSLIVNWNMTYKYYEMMNVKQAYYLSMEFLQGRALLNAIGNLELTGEYGEALTKLGHNLENVAQQESDAALGNGGLGRLASCFLDSLATLNYPAWGYGLRYKYGLFKQLITKDGQEEVAENWLEMGNPWEIVRNDVSYPIKFYGKLVTGSDGKRHWIGGEDIKAVAYDVPIPGYKTKTTINLRLWSTKVSSEDFDLSAFNAGEHTKACEDQENAAKICFVLYPGDESLEGKTLRLKQQYTLCSASLQDIISRFEKRSGSNVKWEEFPSKVAVQMNDTHPTLCIPELIRILVDIKGLSWKEAWEITKRTVAYTNHTVLPEALEKWSFELMEKLLPRHVEIIEMIDEELIQNIVSEYGTSDPEMLKKKLSAMRILENFDLPASLDNIFVIPKKISAVDSDEEPKVGSGVGNEDTDRSSVVDIDKEKKVPDAAASIDDEVELEEKDLQEKKDLVPEPVLIPQKMVRMANLCVVGGHAVNGVAEIHSEIVKEDVFNDFYKLWPEKFQNKTNGVTPRRWIRFCNPNLSHIITKWIGTEDWVLNTEKLAKLREFAHDEDLHTEWRAAKRNNKVKVAEFLKEKTGYIVSPDAMFDIQVKRIHEYKRQLLNILGIVYRYKKMKEMTASEREKKFVPRVCIFGGKAFATYVQAKRIVKFITDVGATINHDPEIGDLLKVIFVPDYNVSVAELLIPSSELSQHISTAGMEASGTSNMKFAMNGCILIGTLDGANVEIREEVGEDNFFLFGAQAHEILGLRKERAEGKFVPDVRFEEVKEFVKSGVFGFNSYDELLGSLEGNEGFGRGDYFLVGKDFPSYIECQEKVDEAYQDQKKWTSMSILNTAGSYKFSSDRTIHEYAKEIWNIKPLELP is encoded by the exons ATGGCGAGTTCAATGTACTCTGTGACTTCAATTCAGCCGGAGAAGAAGTTGTTGCATTGCGATTCAGCTTCTAGATTCATCGATTTTCGTAACAGAAATTCAAAATCCAACCTCTTTTTGTTTACTAGAGCCTCTGGTTTCCGGCGGTTCGGTAAACGGAGCTTTGTTGTGAGGAATGTCTCCGGCGAGTCGTCGGCTCCGATTTTGAAGGATCTCGTTGTTGAAGATGAAG GGGCCACCGGTGACCTCAGTACCTTCACGCCTGACGCTGCATCAATTGCCTCTAACATCAAGCACCATGCAAAATTTACACCATTGTTTTCTCCAGAAGGATTTGAGCCACCTAAGGCATACTTTGCTACTGCACAGAGTGTTCGTGATTCCCTCATTGTTAATTGGAACATGACATATAAGTACTATGAAATGATGAATGTGAAGCAAGCATACTACTTGTCCATGGAATTTCTACAG GGTAGAGCACTGTTAAATGCCATTGGTAACTTGGAATTAACCGGGGAATACGGTGAAGCTTTGACCAAACTCGGGCATAATCTGGAGAATGTAGCACAACAG GAGTCTGATGCTGCACTTGGAAATGGGGGTCTGGGCCGACTTGCTTCATGTTTTCTGGACTCTTTGGCCACACTAAATTATCCGGCATGGGGTTATGGACTCAGATACAAGTATGGCTTATTTAAACAACTGATCACAAAAGATGGACAGGAGGAGGTTGCCGAAAATTGGCTTGAA ATGGGCAATCCATGGGAAATAGTCAGAAATGATGTTTCGTATCCCATAAAATTTTATGGAAAGTTAGTTACAGGATCTGATGGAAAGAGGCATTGGATTGGTGGAGAAGATATAAAAGCTGTTGCGTATGACGTCCCAATACCGGGTTATAAAACTAAAACTACCATCAACCTCCGACTTTGGTCAACCAAAGTTTCCTCTGAAGATTTTGATCTAAGTGCTTTTAATGCTGGAGAGCACACTAAAGCCTGTGAAGATCAAGAAAATGCCGCCAAG ATATGCTTTGTATTATATCCTGGGGACGAGTCACTGGAGGGAAAAACTCTTAGATTGAAGCAACAGTATACATTATGCTCGGCTTCTCTTCAAGATATAATCTCCCGGTTTGAGAAGAGATCTGGCAGCAATGTAAAATGGGAAGAATTTCCATCAAAAGTTGCTGTACAAATGAATGATACTCATCCAACACTATGCATCCCAGAGCTTATAAGAATCTTAGTTGATATAAAGGGTCTGAGCTGGAAGGAAGCTTGGGAGATCACTAAGAG GACCGTGGCTTACACAAATCACACTGTTTTACCTGAAGCACTTGAGAAATGGAGCTTTGAGCTTATGGAGAAGTTGCTTCCTAGACATGTTGAGATCATAGAGATGATtgatgaggag CTGATTCAAAATATAGTGTCAGAATATGGTACATCAGATCCTGAGATGTTGAAGAAGAAGTTAAGTGCTATGAggattttagaaaattttgatttgccaGCCTCTTtggataatatatttgttataccGAAAAAAATCTCTGCTgttgattctgatgaagaaccAAAAGTAGGCTCTGGTGTTGGTAACGAAGATACAGACCGAAGCTCTGTTGTAGATATAGACAAAGAAAAAAAGGTTCCTGATGCAGCTGCATCAATAGATGATGAAGTTGAATTGGAAGAAAAAGACTTACAGGAGAAAAAAGATTTGGTTCCAGAACCAGTGCTTATACCACAAAAGATGGTCCGCATGGCTAATCTATGTGTTGTGGGTGGCCATGCAGTTAATGGAGTTGCAGAGATTCATAGTGAAATAGTCAAGGAGGATGTTTTTAATGACTTTTATAAG CTTTGGCCTGAAAAATTCCAGAACAAGACAAATGGGGTGACACCTCGAAGATGGATCCGTTTCTGCAATCCAAATTTAAGCCATATTATTACTAAGTGGATTGGTACAGAAGACTGGGTCTTAAACACTGAGAAACTGGCCAAATTGCGTGAG TTTGCACATGATGAGGACCTCCATACTGAGTGGAGGGCGGCAAAGAGGAATAATAAAGTCAAGGTTGCGGAATTCCTCAAAGAGAAAACAGGGTATATCGTGAGCCCTGATGCAATGTTTGACATCCAG GTGAAACGCATTCATGAATATAAACGACAACTCTTAAATATCCTGGGTATAGTTTATCGATACAAGAAGATGAAAGAAATGACAGCATCTGAAAGAGAAAAAAAGTTTGTCCCGCGAGTTTGTATATTTGGAGGAAAAGCTTTTGCAACATATGTGCAAGCAAAGAGGATAGTGAAATTTATTACGGATGTTGGGGCTACAATAAACCATGATCCTGAAATAGGGGACCTGTTGAAG GTTATATTCGTTCCGGATTACAATGTTAGTGTTGCTGAATTACTTATCCCTTCCAGTGAGCTCTCACAGCACATCAG CACTGCCGGGATGGAAGCCAGTGGAACCAGCAACATGAAGTTTGCAATGAATGGTTGTATCCTGATTGGGACTTTGGACGGTGCCAATGTTGAAATTAGAGAGGAGGTTGGAGAAGATAATTTTTTCCTCTTTGGTGCTCAAGCACATGAAATTTTGGGTCTCAGAAAAGAAAGAGCTGAGGGAAAG TTTGTGCCAGATGTTCGCTTCGAGGAAGTTAAGGAATTTGTTAAAAGTGGAGTATTTGGGTTTAACAGTTATGATGAGCTCCTAGGATCTCTAGAAGGAAATGAAGGTTTTGGCCGTGGTGACTATTTCCTTGTCGGCAAGGACTTCCCCAGTTACATAGAATGCCAAGAGAAGGTTGATGAGGCGTACCAAGATCAGAAG AAATGGACAAGCATGTCAATTTTGAACACAGCAGGCTCGTACAAGTTCAGCAGTGACAGAACGATTCATGAATATGCCAAAGAGATATGGAACATAAAGCCTCTTGAACTACCTTGA
- the LOC108195153 gene encoding uncharacterized protein LOC108195153, producing MMLEDQEQRYLCRFCSKSFSSGNSLGGHMRGHLALINAEKCVESEDGDLGFDREEVVEEKNDPLLSDMDLDDVGEASYVLRENPKKSWRISPSKHGGEIKEMNFCKECGKGFPSLKAVAGHMRSHSIKGKQENAVCKECGKLFDSPRALFGHMRSHSKRSKGSSESDYQLVSPVKKKRSTKRYSTVTSHSSISHSDSFVCFTEVDEVKEVALCLMMLSRGVNCGDEFSLSMDTAKNCSSANLESWSSFQKKDDSRSDYGGIEMRKMKMSVGNDIQSTVSGFGNFGSCFDSDDELKSGVDASDEQSLNCGKFKKTLDTTSINPVGTKLMDLGTEVGPEKIDMGLQKAKPSNKASVLYDQCELNKIFCDELQYATSASEFSKDNERKGKFMCKICYKTFKTPQALGGHRTTHRTVYSRSTVKEDSPAKVKENSNKVTETDSKLEQLKCDENSAEKDDMTRSKEHECAICFKVFASGQALGGHKRAHYIGIPVSKGKGIALMEQDPPDHTDNNLDLNFPATAEEESSTGVSLNPWWGVNDFECEPLAIFN from the coding sequence AGGTATTTGTGTAGGTTTTGCAGCAAGAGTTTTTCTAGTGGGAATTCATTGGGTGGTCATATGAGGGGTCATTTAGCATTGATTAATGCAGAAAAGTGTGTAGAGAGTGAAGATGGGGATTTGGGTTTTGACAGAGAGGAAGTAGTTGAGGAAAAGAATGATCCATTGTTATCTGATATGGATCTTGATGATGTTGGGGAAGCTAGTTATGTGCTTAGGGAAAATCCCAAGAAATCTTGGAGAATTTCGCCTTCTAAACATGGCGGTGAGATCAAGGAAATGAATTTTTGTAAGGAGTGTGGCAAAGGGTTTCCTTCATTGAAAGCTGTTGCAGGTCATATGAGATCTCATTCGATTAAGGGGAAACAAGAGAATGCAGTTTGTAAGGAATGTGGGAAACTGTTTGATTCACCGAGGGCTCTGTTTGGTCATATGAGAAGTCACTCTAAAAGGTCAAAGGGTTCAAGTGAATCTGATTATCAGCTGGTAAGTCCAGTTAAGAAGAAGAGGTCAACAAAGAGGTACAGCACTGTTACATCACATTCTTCGATTTCACATTCGGATTCATTCGTTTGTTTTACTGAGGTTGATGAGGTTAAGGAAGTGGCTCTGTGTTTAATGATGTTGTCTAGAGGTGTTAATTGTGGGGATGAGTTCAGTTTGAGCATGGATACTGCAAAGAATTGTAGTTCTGCAAATCTTGAATCTTGGTCCTCGTTTCAGAAAAAAGATGACTCAAGATCTGATTATGGTGGCATTGAAatgaggaagatgaagatgtcaGTAGGGAATGATATACAGTCTACTGTATCAGGATTTGGTAATTTTGGCTCTTGTtttgatagtgatgatgaacTCAAATCTGGAGTTGATGCTTCTGATGAGCAGTCTCTTAACTGTGGAAAATTCAAGAAGACCCTTGATACGACTAGTATTAATCCAGTGGGAACAAAATTAATGGATTTAGGAACTGAAGTTGGACCAGAAAAAATTGATATGGGCTTGCAGAAGGCAAAGCCAAGCAACAAAGCTAGCGTTCTTTATGACCAGTGTGAGTTGAACAAAATTTTCTGTGATGAACTTCAGTATGCTACTAGTGCTTCAGAATTCTCCAAGGATAATGAAAGAAAAGGCAAATTCATGTGCAAGATTTGTTATAAGACTTTTAAAACTCCCCAAGCACTTGGAGGCCACAGAACTACCCACAGAACAGTCTATAGTCGCAGCACAGTGAAGGAGGATAGTCCCGCCAAAGTGAAGGAGAATAGTAACAAAGTTACTGAAACTGATTCTAAGCTGGAGCAGCTGAAATGTGATGAAAATTCAGCGGAAAAGGATGATATGACAAGGAGCAAAGAACATGAATGCGCAATCTGCTTCAAGGTTTTTGCATCAGGTCAAGCACTGGGGGGCCACAAGCGAGCTCATTACATTGGAATACCTGTAAGCAAAGGCAAAGGGATCGCGTTGATGGAACAAGATCCTCCTGATCATACTGACAACAACCTGGATCTTAATTTCCCAGCAACCGCGGAAGAAGAGTCATCGACTGGTGTTAGTCTAAACCCCTGGTGGGGTGTAAATGATTTCGAGTGTGAGCCACTGGCAATTTTTAACTGA